The sequence AATTTTGTTTTACAGTCAACATGGTAGCACGCAGAATCTGGCGCGCCAAATCGCCAAAGGGGTTGAAAGTGTGGCGGGTTGCGAAGCAGTGTTGCGCACCGTACCCAAAGTGTCCACCGTGTGTGAAGCCGTGGCGTCTGACATCCCTGACAGCGGTGCGCCCTATGTGACCTTAGAAGACGTACAAACTTGCGCCGGCTTAGCTTTGGGTAGCCCTACCCGATTTGGCAATATGGCCGCCTCCATGAAGTATTTCTTAGACGGCACCAGTGGCCTTTGGTTAAGCGGCGCACTGGTGGGCAAGCCCGCTTGCGTGTTCACCTCGACCAATACCCAGCACGGTGG comes from Neisseriaceae bacterium CLB008 and encodes:
- the wrbA gene encoding NAD(P)H:quinone oxidoreductase, which translates into the protein MKILILFYSQHGSTQNLARQIAKGVESVAGCEAVLRTVPKVSTVCEAVASDIPDSGAPYVTLEDVQTCAGLALGSPTRFGNMAASMKYFLDGTSGLWLSGALVGKPACVFTSTNTQHGGQESTLLTMMVPLLHHGMVLMGVPFSETALAETTTGGGPYGASHVSGAANTAQLSAHELTIAFVQGQRLAELALKLA